One Hemibagrus wyckioides isolate EC202008001 linkage group LG07, SWU_Hwy_1.0, whole genome shotgun sequence DNA segment encodes these proteins:
- the sharpin gene encoding ranBP-type and C3HC4-type zinc finger-containing protein 1 isoform X2 — protein MSLSSGVWAPVFPAPALQQGSGSGSGCGTVLMSVRVSVLRGTLRNLRPLRSPGAVEDDAALRLQLSMDPNRPGDFRLTLRDSGSNGRIMSLAEFELRAVRYEIKSPRCHELYVIKPPHDTLTFTFRSEQEAQEWATVMISSLREAHRVAGIASHPTEDSVPYLQPTEQSATLSLSAKEELCAELARAIKAGDAQAAMQHATSLAHQQMALTIQSAQKDSEDDEISLAVAVEDATSSCCVTVKVAPHMTVASLKQQMFAEYGFHPRVQRWVIGQCLCSEQRSLVSYGICRDGDTAFLYLLSARHAGVSRLQCQQDQESALLAPAPKPAPTPAPVSHDWRGYSTLPPRLHHTNTGSSGGGAGKHSIGDIMNLERLQLRNPGLGWSCPSCTFINKSTRPGCEICSTERPARLELSASEEAALLL, from the exons ATGTCTCTGAGTTCGGGTGTCTGGGCTCCGGTTTTTCCGGCTCCGGCGCTCCAGCAGGGCTCGGGCTCGGGCTCAGGCTGCGGCACGGTGCTGATGTCAGTGCGGGTGTCGGTGTTACGGGGGACGCTACGGAACCTGCGCCCGCTCCGCTCTCCCGGTGCCGTCGAGGATGACGCAGCTCTCCGCCTGCAGCTCAGCATGGACCCGAACCGGCCCGGAGACTTCCGCCTCACCCTCAGAGACTCCGGCAGTAACGGCAGGATCATG tctctggcAGAGTTCGAGCTGCGTGCGGTGAGATATGAGATCAAGTCGCCTCGCTGCCACGAGCTGTATGTCATCAAGCCACCGCACGACACATTGACCTTCACTTTCCGCAGCGAGCAGGAGGCCCAGGAGTGGGCCACCGTCATGATCTCATCACTGAGGGAAGCCCACAGAG tcgcAGGCATCGCTTCTCATCCCACTGAGGACTCAGTACCTTATCTGCAACCCACAGAGCAGAGTGCAACCTTGTCATTGTCAGCTAAAG aggagCTGTGTGCTGAGCTGGCCAGAGCCATCAAGGCTGGAGATGCTCAGGCGGCGATGCAGCATGCTACATCACTGGCACATCAGCAGATGGCGCTCACCATCCAGTCGGCTCAAAAGGACTCTGAAGACGACGAGATCAG CTTAGCAGTTGCGGTTGAAGATGCCACGTCATCCTGTTGCGTCACGGTGAAAGTCGCCCCCCACATGACTGTCGCGTCTCTCAAGCAGCAG ATGTTTGCCGAATACGGTTTCCACCCGCGAGTGCAGCGCTGGGTCATAGGTCAGTGTTTGTGCTCTGAGCAGCGCTCTCTGGTGTCGTACGGCATCTGTCGAGACGGAGACACTGCTTTTCTCTACCTCCTCTCGGCACGGCACGCCGGGGTCAGCCGACTGCAGTGCCAGCAGGACCAGGAGAGCGCCCTCCTCGCACCCGCTCCCAAACCGGCACCGACCCCGGCACCAGTCAGCCACGACTGGAGAGGATACAGCACGCTGCCTCCCCGactccatcacaccaacacag GCAGCAGTGGGGGCGGAGCTGGGAAGCACAGCATCGGTGACATCATGAACCTAGAGAGACTGCAGCTGCGTAACCCCGGG CTGGGTTGGTCGTGTCCTTCATGCACGTTCATAAACAAGTCAACAAGGCCCGGCTGTGAAATCTGCAGTACAGAAAGACCCGCTCGACTGGAGCTCAGTGCGTCTGAAGAGGCGGCTCTTCTGCTATAA
- the sharpin gene encoding ranBP-type and C3HC4-type zinc finger-containing protein 1 isoform X1: MSLSSGVWAPVFPAPALQQGSGSGSGCGTVLMSVRVSVLRGTLRNLRPLRSPGAVEDDAALRLQLSMDPNRPGDFRLTLRDSGSNGRIMSLAEFELRAVRYEIKSPRCHELYVIKPPHDTLTFTFRSEQEAQEWATVMISSLREAHRVAGIASHPTEDSVPYLQPTEQSATLSLSAKEELCAELARAIKAGDAQAAMQHATSLAHQQMALTIQSAQKDSEDDEISLAVAVEDATSSCCVTVKVAPHMTVASLKQQMFAEYGFHPRVQRWVIGQCLCSEQRSLVSYGICRDGDTAFLYLLSARHAGVSRLQCQQDQESALLAPAPKPAPTPAPVSHDWRGYSTLPPRLHHTNTGSSGGGAGKHSIGDIMNLERLQLRNPGVRPTNTQLGWSCPSCTFINKSTRPGCEICSTERPARLELSASEEAALLL, translated from the exons ATGTCTCTGAGTTCGGGTGTCTGGGCTCCGGTTTTTCCGGCTCCGGCGCTCCAGCAGGGCTCGGGCTCGGGCTCAGGCTGCGGCACGGTGCTGATGTCAGTGCGGGTGTCGGTGTTACGGGGGACGCTACGGAACCTGCGCCCGCTCCGCTCTCCCGGTGCCGTCGAGGATGACGCAGCTCTCCGCCTGCAGCTCAGCATGGACCCGAACCGGCCCGGAGACTTCCGCCTCACCCTCAGAGACTCCGGCAGTAACGGCAGGATCATG tctctggcAGAGTTCGAGCTGCGTGCGGTGAGATATGAGATCAAGTCGCCTCGCTGCCACGAGCTGTATGTCATCAAGCCACCGCACGACACATTGACCTTCACTTTCCGCAGCGAGCAGGAGGCCCAGGAGTGGGCCACCGTCATGATCTCATCACTGAGGGAAGCCCACAGAG tcgcAGGCATCGCTTCTCATCCCACTGAGGACTCAGTACCTTATCTGCAACCCACAGAGCAGAGTGCAACCTTGTCATTGTCAGCTAAAG aggagCTGTGTGCTGAGCTGGCCAGAGCCATCAAGGCTGGAGATGCTCAGGCGGCGATGCAGCATGCTACATCACTGGCACATCAGCAGATGGCGCTCACCATCCAGTCGGCTCAAAAGGACTCTGAAGACGACGAGATCAG CTTAGCAGTTGCGGTTGAAGATGCCACGTCATCCTGTTGCGTCACGGTGAAAGTCGCCCCCCACATGACTGTCGCGTCTCTCAAGCAGCAG ATGTTTGCCGAATACGGTTTCCACCCGCGAGTGCAGCGCTGGGTCATAGGTCAGTGTTTGTGCTCTGAGCAGCGCTCTCTGGTGTCGTACGGCATCTGTCGAGACGGAGACACTGCTTTTCTCTACCTCCTCTCGGCACGGCACGCCGGGGTCAGCCGACTGCAGTGCCAGCAGGACCAGGAGAGCGCCCTCCTCGCACCCGCTCCCAAACCGGCACCGACCCCGGCACCAGTCAGCCACGACTGGAGAGGATACAGCACGCTGCCTCCCCGactccatcacaccaacacag GCAGCAGTGGGGGCGGAGCTGGGAAGCACAGCATCGGTGACATCATGAACCTAGAGAGACTGCAGCTGCGTAACCCCGGGGTGagaccaacaaacacacag CTGGGTTGGTCGTGTCCTTCATGCACGTTCATAAACAAGTCAACAAGGCCCGGCTGTGAAATCTGCAGTACAGAAAGACCCGCTCGACTGGAGCTCAGTGCGTCTGAAGAGGCGGCTCTTCTGCTATAA